A region from the Vicia villosa cultivar HV-30 ecotype Madison, WI linkage group LG3, Vvil1.0, whole genome shotgun sequence genome encodes:
- the LOC131658647 gene encoding uncharacterized protein LOC131658647, protein MFVNDGNVMNKRDSLWWRDLMLINDCASSKGISASDLFSCRVKNGTKTSFWFSKWIENQLLSEDFPELYAKAENPFMSVADAGHWDGAVWCWDVDHWLTEYDEDDEFLIQAMAEMLYQFQPEQQAEDEFKWADDTEEDFTVKLCAHTIRKRDTENMVGNSERKMLNFMWDIKAPSKVKIFAWRLILDRLPTRDQLKKRRILDNDRDCCLVLCSGEEESSKHLFESCPITRKIWNRVGGWIGDSCKLSIEELSSFFTVAEKIKGVEERLTIGVIWLAVVWNIWMMRNAIIFNGCSFIFDDCYNAIVLASWKWFRLVNSSSISCNFHFWNILPLSYIKRLIQMIASAILDTHSTFILGSQIIDDISIENEIVDELKRKKKEVIMFKYMLIMNDKSGGTSRP, encoded by the exons ATGTTTGTGAACGACGGCAATGTGATGAACAAAAGAGATTCTCTGTGGTGGCGCGACTTAATGCTGATCAATGATTGTGCATCATCTAAAGGTATTTCCGCTTCTGATCTATTTTCGTGCAGGGTAAAAAATGGCACCAAAACCTCCTTCTGGTTCAGCAAATGGATTGAGAACCAATTGCTCTCCGAGGATTTCCCGGAACTGTACGCGAAGGCTGAGAATCCCTTCATGTCGGTTGCTGATGCTGGCCATTGGGATGGGGCAGTTTGGTGCTGGGACGTGGATCATTGGCTTACCGaatatgatgaagatgatgagttcTTGATTCAAGCTATGGCGGAAATGTTGTACCAGTTCCAGCCAGAGCAACAGGCAGAAGATGAATTCAAGTGGGCGGATGATACCGAGGAAGATTTCACGGTCAAATTGTGTGCCCACACGATAAGGAAACGTGATACTGAGAACATGGTGGGGAATTCTGAGAGAAAAATGCTGAATTTTATGTGGGATATCAAGGCTCCATCAAAGGTGAAAATATTTGCCTGGAGATTGATATTGGATAGACTTCCAACGAGAGATCAATTAAAGAAGAGAAGAATATTGGATAATGATCGAGACTGCTGCTTAGTCTTATGCTCTGGGGAAGAGGAGAGTTCTAAACATCTTTTCGAATCGTGTCCCATCACAAGAAAGATTTGGAATAGAGTTGGAGGGTGGATAGGAGATTCTTGCAAACTCTCTATAGAGGAGTTATCTTCTTTCTTTACTGTTGCTGAGAAAATTAAGGGTGTAGAGGAAAGATTAACTATAGGAGTGATTTGGTTAGCGGTGGTGTGGAACATTTGGATGATGAGGAATGCAATTATTTTTAATGGTTGTAGCTTTATTTTCGATGACTGCTATAACGCTATTGTTTTAGCTTCTTGGAAATGGTTCCGCCTAGTTAACTCTTCTTCTATATCCtgtaattttcatttttggaACATTCTACCTCTATCTTATATAAAGAG GCTTATACAGATGATCGCGTCAGCCATCTTAGACACACATTCAACTTTTATTCTGGGCAGCCAAATTATTGATGATATTTCAATAGAAAATGAAATTGTAGACGAACTCAAACGCAAGAAAAAAGAAGTGATTATGTTTAAG TATATGCTAATTATGAATGATAAAAGTGGGGGAACATCAAGACCATAA